From Candidatus Alcyoniella australis, a single genomic window includes:
- a CDS encoding PBP1A family penicillin-binding protein: MVIRKSVKQVYLIKVDSPGLRRRWLSGVLAYLLCSAAIVILSGFIAVYALIESDLPFVFFPDIPRIDSLADYQPYTVARVYDRNGRQLATFRHENIRRELVPIQRVPNRLIQAFIASEDENFYSHKGLDYISILRALLKNILALDVVQGGSTITQQVTKSLLLTPERSITRKYKEAILATRIERRFSKQEILYLYINEIYFGHGAYGVQAAAQTYFGKDVWDLDLAECSVLAGLPKAPNAYSPLRHPAAAKGRQHYVLRRLREVGFITDAQYQAALDQPLRLRDEDEEPPSRCPYFVEYVRRYLMRTYGPEVVFKQGLEIYTTVDPEQTAAAETALDQGLRQLDKRQGWTGPLKHLDDQQQAQAWLDKARQRLSQTPPERGAILEALVTRIDDRQKLTTLDLGGVEAQLELRDMAWARDLRQGNRRRRERLVKPGQLLAVNDLIEVKIKDDSAAEGFKVSLEQRPEVQGLLLAMNPHNREVLVMLGGREFRSSQFNRVTQARRQPGSAFKPLVYAAALDAGYTPGTIAFDGPLTFVRGWRPRNYTGEYFGFVSLRYALARSINLVTIRLMWQVGPEYVMEYARRMGLTTLGRNPDLSMAIGSHVISPIELINAYACLAAMGKHAQPITIRRITTREGQLLESSVLNTQLAPSPPILSEPRQASTAYFHITDNRAQEFRLEPAKQWTFALPDGQQPLRDEIPPEARPDGNVSFVRVNSPQTAYQVTSMMQSVCQWGTAGRAASLGRVVAGKTGTTNDYRDAWFIGYSPDLLAGVWVGFDDGRISLGHGEGGSRAALPIWIDFMRAALAQKPNRQFTRPSGLAFVTIDKDNGYLPGETTQETILEVFKVGTAPTGVAPIISTPRLEEFGRLDMEQELPLPQQPMIDAELPQPELQPVEEQAPPLLDLLEFEPLSQEDEK; the protein is encoded by the coding sequence ATGGTAATTCGCAAATCGGTCAAGCAAGTCTACCTGATCAAGGTCGACTCTCCGGGGTTGCGCCGCCGTTGGCTCAGCGGTGTATTGGCCTATCTTTTGTGCAGCGCGGCGATCGTGATCCTCAGTGGTTTTATTGCAGTCTACGCGCTGATCGAGTCTGATTTACCGTTCGTCTTTTTTCCCGATATTCCGCGCATAGACTCGCTGGCCGACTATCAGCCCTATACCGTGGCCCGGGTCTACGACCGCAATGGGCGGCAGCTGGCGACCTTCCGTCACGAGAACATCCGGCGCGAGCTGGTGCCCATCCAGCGCGTACCCAACCGGTTGATCCAGGCGTTTATCGCCTCGGAGGACGAGAACTTCTACAGCCACAAGGGGCTGGATTACATCTCGATCCTGCGCGCGCTGCTCAAAAACATCCTGGCCCTGGACGTGGTTCAGGGCGGAAGCACGATCACCCAGCAGGTGACCAAGAGCCTGCTGCTGACCCCCGAACGCTCGATCACCCGCAAATATAAAGAGGCGATCCTCGCCACGCGCATCGAACGCCGCTTCAGCAAGCAGGAGATCCTCTACCTCTACATCAACGAGATCTACTTCGGCCACGGCGCCTACGGCGTGCAGGCCGCGGCCCAGACCTACTTCGGCAAAGACGTCTGGGACCTGGACCTGGCCGAGTGCTCGGTGCTCGCCGGGCTGCCCAAGGCGCCCAACGCCTACTCGCCTCTGCGCCATCCCGCGGCGGCCAAGGGGCGTCAGCATTACGTGCTGCGCCGCTTGCGCGAGGTCGGATTCATCACCGACGCCCAGTACCAGGCGGCGCTGGATCAGCCGCTGCGGCTGCGCGACGAGGACGAGGAGCCGCCGTCGCGCTGCCCGTACTTCGTCGAGTACGTGCGGCGCTACCTGATGCGCACTTACGGGCCGGAGGTGGTGTTCAAGCAGGGGCTCGAGATCTACACCACTGTCGACCCCGAGCAGACCGCCGCGGCCGAGACCGCCCTGGACCAGGGATTACGCCAGCTGGACAAGCGCCAGGGTTGGACCGGGCCGCTTAAGCACCTCGACGATCAGCAGCAGGCTCAGGCCTGGCTGGACAAGGCGCGCCAACGCCTGTCCCAGACCCCGCCGGAACGCGGCGCGATCCTTGAGGCGCTGGTTACACGCATCGACGATCGGCAAAAGCTGACGACCCTCGACCTGGGCGGGGTCGAGGCGCAACTGGAGCTGCGCGACATGGCCTGGGCGCGCGACCTGCGCCAGGGCAACCGCCGACGCCGTGAACGGCTGGTCAAGCCCGGCCAGCTCCTCGCCGTCAACGACCTGATCGAGGTCAAGATCAAGGACGACTCCGCGGCCGAGGGCTTCAAGGTCAGCCTCGAACAGCGGCCCGAGGTCCAGGGACTGCTGCTGGCGATGAACCCGCACAACCGCGAGGTGCTGGTGATGCTCGGCGGCCGCGAGTTCCGCAGCAGCCAGTTCAACCGCGTAACCCAGGCGCGGCGGCAGCCCGGCTCGGCGTTCAAACCGCTGGTCTACGCCGCGGCCCTCGACGCGGGCTACACACCGGGCACGATCGCCTTCGACGGCCCGCTGACCTTCGTTCGCGGCTGGCGGCCACGCAACTACACCGGCGAATACTTCGGCTTCGTGTCGTTGCGCTACGCCCTGGCGCGTTCGATCAACCTGGTGACGATCCGCCTGATGTGGCAGGTCGGGCCCGAGTACGTAATGGAGTACGCCCGGCGCATGGGTCTGACGACCCTGGGCCGCAATCCCGACCTGTCGATGGCCATCGGCTCGCACGTGATCTCGCCGATCGAACTGATCAACGCCTACGCCTGTCTGGCCGCGATGGGCAAGCACGCTCAGCCGATCACCATCCGGCGGATCACCACCCGCGAGGGCCAACTGCTGGAGAGCAGCGTGCTCAACACGCAGCTCGCGCCGAGCCCGCCGATCCTCAGCGAACCGCGCCAGGCCTCGACCGCCTATTTTCACATCACCGACAACCGCGCCCAGGAGTTCCGCCTCGAGCCGGCCAAGCAGTGGACCTTCGCCCTGCCCGACGGCCAGCAGCCGCTGCGCGACGAGATCCCGCCCGAGGCGCGTCCCGACGGCAACGTCAGCTTCGTGCGCGTCAACAGCCCGCAGACCGCCTATCAGGTCACGAGCATGATGCAGAGCGTCTGCCAGTGGGGCACGGCCGGACGCGCCGCCTCGTTGGGAAGGGTGGTGGCGGGCAAGACCGGCACGACCAACGATTACCGCGACGCCTGGTTCATCGGCTACTCGCCGGACTTGCTGGCCGGAGTCTGGGTCGGGTTCGACGACGGCCGGATCAGCCTCGGACACGGCGAGGGCGGCAGCCGCGCTGCGCTGCCGATCTGGATCGACTTCATGCGCGCCGCCCTGGCCCAGAAGCCCAATCGCCAATTCACCCGCCCCTCGGGCCTGGCCTTCGTCACCATCGACAAGGACAACGGCTACCTCCCCGGCGAGACCACCCAAGAGACGATCCTCGAAGTGTTCAAGGTCGGCACCGCGCCCACCGGCGTCGCGCCGATCATCTCCACTCCGCGGCTGGAGGAGTTCGGCCGCTTGGACATGGAACAGGAGCTGCCGCTGCCCCAGCAGCCGATGATCGACGCCGAGCTGCCACAGCCCGAGCTGCAGCCGGTGGAGGAACAGGCTCCGCCGCTGCTGGACCTGCTCGAGTTCGAACCCCTATCACAGGAAGACGAAAAATGA
- a CDS encoding tetratricopeptide repeat protein, with protein MLSREIDVDLAQQVCEGAAHTKLEKQARKAFAQSKEAFNAGRLEEAARSLHQAIKFDPSNPLYQRNLGLVHLRNQMSEMALATLEKAVDLDPLDPKSRLHYGKALMAAGQVYEARKELRIALAIDPHDEETAELYQRAAKGWQIIFHQSFHPGWFLLAFVSLVLIVVVVVGLIISD; from the coding sequence GGATGCTGTCCCGGGAGATCGACGTTGATCTGGCGCAGCAGGTCTGTGAAGGGGCCGCGCATACCAAGCTGGAGAAGCAGGCGCGTAAAGCGTTTGCCCAGAGCAAGGAGGCGTTCAACGCCGGTCGGCTGGAGGAGGCCGCGCGCAGCCTGCATCAGGCGATCAAGTTCGACCCGTCCAACCCGCTGTACCAGCGCAACCTGGGGCTGGTTCACCTGCGCAACCAGATGAGCGAGATGGCTCTGGCGACCCTGGAAAAGGCGGTCGACCTCGATCCGCTGGATCCCAAGAGCCGTTTGCATTACGGCAAGGCGCTGATGGCCGCGGGCCAAGTCTATGAGGCGCGCAAGGAGCTGCGCATCGCCCTGGCGATCGATCCGCACGACGAGGAGACAGCCGAGCTATATCAAAGGGCTGCCAAGGGTTGGCAGATTATCTTTCACCAGAGCTTCCATCCGGGCTGGTTCCTATTGGCCTTTGTCAGCCTGGTGTTGATCGTGGTGGTGGTGGTCGGTCTGATTATCAGCGACTGA
- a CDS encoding chloride channel protein: MTKHSRSTLKKPGRGAQAALLRVLYGAMDRLRLSETAFIVGMAAFVGLAAGYGGVAFREMLELARRFFCDAAWYLKYVSVGFDSPEAALAVRAQIESVHMLGGANPLGFLSWPFLIGVCAFGGLLVAPMVFFLAREAKGHGVPEVMDAIARRGGLIRVRVVLVKAVASVLSIATGASVGSEGPIVQIGSAIGSSVGQFFRVARERMTILVGCGAAGGIAVIFNAPIAGIMFALEVILGDFTVGTLSAVVISAVMATVVRHVYYADEPVFHNMTYEYVSIYEVGTYMLLGLIAGLIALLYVRMVYKLEDAFDDSRIPRLLRPALGGALVGVIAVFFPQVLGVGYESIDLALTAQLGLGALVALALLKLAATALSIGSGASGGIFAPSLFIGAMTGGAVGMVVHTLFPEVTAPTGAYALVGMAAVFAAATHAPITAILILFEMTLDYKVILPVMLAVIMATMVKRALMTESIYTLKLARKGVRIHAGREETIMKSLCVREVMRADAVKIRHDMPFNEVVEIVLSSPETMFFVVDSEGMLKGEISLHTVKDILQEQGLDLLVLADDVMTPAQTFVTPDTTLAETMRRFSARHTDVLPVVESKQNPRFVGVLSRAVIIDAYNREILRQSALGIRYLRGGSDGRTVEAVELPVEFITREISIPQGFVGMTLQQLDLRTRHGVTVLAVRHPGGGPQGDEMPDPQKPLTAGDRMVVVGRVDDLNRLED; this comes from the coding sequence ATGACAAAACACAGTCGATCTACGCTGAAGAAGCCGGGCAGGGGCGCGCAAGCGGCATTGCTGCGCGTACTCTACGGCGCGATGGATCGGCTGCGGCTGAGCGAGACAGCGTTCATTGTGGGCATGGCAGCCTTCGTCGGCCTGGCCGCGGGCTACGGCGGCGTGGCCTTCCGCGAGATGCTCGAGCTGGCGCGGCGCTTTTTCTGCGACGCCGCCTGGTACCTCAAGTACGTCAGCGTGGGCTTTGACTCGCCCGAGGCGGCCCTGGCCGTGCGCGCCCAGATCGAGTCGGTCCACATGCTCGGCGGGGCCAACCCGCTGGGCTTCCTCTCCTGGCCGTTCCTGATCGGGGTCTGCGCTTTCGGCGGGCTGCTCGTGGCGCCGATGGTCTTTTTCCTGGCGCGCGAGGCCAAGGGGCACGGCGTGCCCGAGGTGATGGACGCCATCGCCCGCCGCGGCGGACTGATCCGCGTGCGGGTGGTATTAGTTAAAGCCGTGGCCTCGGTGCTCTCGATCGCCACCGGCGCCTCGGTGGGCTCCGAGGGCCCGATCGTACAGATCGGCTCGGCCATCGGCTCGAGCGTGGGGCAGTTCTTCCGCGTGGCGCGCGAACGAATGACGATCCTCGTGGGCTGCGGCGCGGCCGGCGGCATTGCGGTGATCTTTAACGCGCCGATCGCCGGGATCATGTTCGCCCTGGAGGTGATCCTCGGCGACTTCACCGTGGGCACGCTCTCGGCCGTGGTGATCAGCGCGGTGATGGCCACGGTTGTGCGCCACGTGTATTACGCGGACGAGCCGGTATTTCACAACATGACCTACGAGTACGTCAGCATCTACGAGGTCGGCACCTACATGCTGCTGGGGCTGATCGCCGGGCTGATCGCGCTGCTCTACGTGCGCATGGTCTACAAGCTCGAGGACGCGTTCGACGATTCGCGCATCCCGCGGCTGCTGCGTCCGGCCCTGGGAGGGGCGTTGGTCGGCGTGATCGCCGTATTCTTTCCCCAGGTGCTTGGCGTGGGCTACGAGTCGATCGACCTGGCGCTCACCGCCCAACTGGGGCTCGGTGCGCTGGTCGCCCTGGCTTTGCTCAAGCTGGCGGCCACCGCGCTGTCCATCGGTTCGGGCGCCAGCGGCGGGATCTTCGCTCCGTCGCTGTTTATCGGGGCGATGACCGGCGGCGCCGTGGGCATGGTGGTTCATACGCTGTTTCCCGAGGTCACCGCGCCCACCGGGGCCTACGCGCTGGTGGGCATGGCCGCGGTGTTCGCCGCCGCGACCCACGCGCCGATCACCGCGATTTTGATCCTCTTCGAGATGACCCTGGACTACAAAGTAATCCTGCCGGTGATGCTGGCGGTGATCATGGCGACGATGGTCAAACGCGCGCTGATGACCGAGTCGATCTACACGCTCAAGCTCGCGCGCAAGGGCGTACGGATCCACGCCGGCCGCGAGGAGACGATCATGAAATCGCTGTGCGTGCGCGAGGTGATGCGCGCGGACGCGGTGAAAATCAGGCACGACATGCCGTTCAACGAAGTGGTCGAGATCGTGCTCTCCAGCCCCGAGACCATGTTCTTCGTTGTCGATTCCGAGGGGATGCTCAAGGGCGAGATCTCGTTGCATACGGTCAAGGACATCCTGCAGGAGCAGGGGCTGGACCTGCTGGTGTTGGCCGACGACGTAATGACCCCGGCGCAGACCTTTGTCACGCCGGACACCACCCTGGCCGAGACCATGCGGCGCTTCTCGGCGCGCCACACCGACGTGCTGCCGGTGGTCGAGTCAAAACAGAACCCGCGCTTCGTCGGCGTGCTCAGCCGCGCCGTGATCATCGACGCCTACAACCGCGAGATCCTGCGCCAGAGCGCCCTGGGAATCCGCTATTTGCGCGGCGGCAGCGACGGCCGGACCGTCGAGGCGGTTGAGCTGCCCGTGGAGTTCATCACCCGCGAGATCTCGATCCCCCAGGGCTTTGTGGGCATGACGTTGCAGCAACTGGACCTGCGCACGCGCCACGGCGTAACCGTGCTCGCGGTGCGCCATCCCGGCGGCGGTCCCCAGGGCGACGAGATGCCCGATCCGCAGAAGCCGCTGACAGCGGGCGATCGGATGGTCGTGGTCGGCCGCGTGGACGATCTCAACCGCCTCGAAGATTAG